In Spiroplasma litorale, a single genomic region encodes these proteins:
- a CDS encoding MurR/RpiR family transcriptional regulator, translating to MSIDLWKTIENIKNTDKDEENIKISSYIINNINIISNLSITKIAKDCETSPTKITRYAHKIGLNGFSELKLRLSDFSKTILIDGYNVDVKGSITKQNNKFMDEYMEIHKRSFEKQFNYLKSRSIDNFTNLINNSKRVFLFAFNLSYNISKNFCQRLKWYNVDIISECDYISIQTFLNLIDKNDLVILLSISGKNNIINEIADKMSKKTNLIGLVDISCNFKDLFDDYLVIDTDEDKLWNINSVKAQLMIQLLDYIFINWVVKNKKM from the coding sequence ATGAGTATTGATTTATGAAAAACAATTGAAAATATCAAAAATACAGATAAAGATGAAGAGAATATTAAAATAAGTAGTTATATAATTAATAATATAAATATAATTAGCAATTTAAGTATTACAAAAATTGCTAAAGACTGTGAGACTAGTCCCACAAAAATCACAAGATATGCTCATAAAATTGGGCTTAATGGTTTTTCGGAATTAAAATTGAGATTATCAGATTTTTCTAAAACAATATTAATTGATGGTTATAATGTCGATGTAAAGGGTTCAATTACAAAGCAAAATAATAAGTTTATGGATGAGTACATGGAAATCCATAAAAGATCTTTTGAAAAACAATTTAATTATTTAAAAAGTAGATCGATTGATAACTTCACTAACTTAATAAATAATTCAAAAAGAGTTTTTTTATTTGCTTTTAATTTATCTTATAATATTTCTAAAAATTTTTGTCAAAGATTAAAATGATACAATGTTGATATTATTTCTGAATGTGATTATATATCAATTCAAACATTTTTAAATTTAATTGATAAAAATGATTTAGTTATATTATTGTCAATTTCAGGTAAAAATAATATTATTAATGAAATTGCAGATAAAATGAGTAAGAAAACAAATTTAATTGGATTAGTGGACATTAGTTGTAATTTCAAAGATTTATTTGATGATTATTTGGTGATTGACACTGATGAAGATAAGTTGTGAAATATAAACTCTGTAAAAGCCCAGTTAATGATTCAACTTCTAGATTACATTTTTATAAACTGAGTTGTAAAAAATAAAAAAATGTAA
- the srlD gene encoding sorbitol-6-phosphate dehydrogenase → MMEVLVIAGGARSLGKYLSIKFSEKKYKVIVLDIDENSLNELKKENDNLITYVCDLTDEKNVINTFDNIDKEYGGINKFIYNAGYANSNIITKFEYDKFITSLNINLNGYFLCSKEVAKNMIKYNIKGSIAQINSKSGRVGSKHNSGYSAAKFGAVGLTQSLALDLAEYNIRVNSFMLGNLLDSEMFESLIPQYAKKLNIKESEVKQYYIDKVPLKRGCSFEDVFNILEFYISDKANYCTGQSINLTGGQVM, encoded by the coding sequence ATAATGGAAGTATTAGTTATAGCAGGAGGAGCTAGAAGTTTAGGAAAGTATTTATCTATTAAATTTAGTGAAAAAAAATATAAAGTAATTGTCTTGGATATTGATGAAAATAGTTTAAACGAGTTAAAAAAAGAGAATGATAATTTAATTACTTATGTATGTGATTTAACAGATGAAAAAAATGTGATAAATACATTTGATAATATAGATAAAGAATATGGTGGAATTAATAAATTTATTTATAATGCAGGTTATGCAAATTCTAACATAATTACAAAGTTTGAGTATGATAAGTTTATAACATCATTAAACATAAATTTAAATGGTTACTTTTTATGCTCAAAAGAAGTTGCTAAAAATATGATTAAATATAATATAAAAGGATCAATCGCACAAATAAATTCAAAATCTGGTAGAGTTGGTTCAAAACATAATTCAGGTTATTCCGCAGCTAAGTTTGGAGCTGTTGGACTTACTCAAAGTTTAGCACTTGATCTTGCAGAATATAATATTAGAGTAAATTCATTTATGTTGGGAAATTTGCTGGATTCTGAAATGTTTGAATCGTTAATTCCACAGTATGCTAAAAAATTAAATATAAAAGAATCAGAGGTAAAGCAATATTATATTGATAAAGTTCCTTTAAAAAGAGGTTGTTCATTTGAAGATGTATTCAATATTTTGGAATTTTATATATCTGATAAAGCAAATTATTGTACCGGTCAATCTATTAATTTAACTGGTGGACAAGTAATGTAA
- a CDS encoding PTS transporter subunit EIIC yields MKKEIKNETVAILKAEKSNKAQLFKVKLQKTGAFMAGMIMPSIGILLAWGLWTAMFLYDYDANKKLGWFDAPMLGRLIEPGIKWLLPILIAFNGGKLVYGIRGGMMGTFVIIGTIVGTDWTYQEFIRLSNGSVPGSPNQFIGAMVLGPLSALFLKYIEKIYIEKINKSYDMLVKNFGIAIYSIIICLVAFFGWGWVMWGITWVMMQIIGLFGNNKWAAPLLGIFTEPVKVSFLNNAINHGVLGPIGYMEVDNLAKAHAENPRSIFFLFDPNPGPGLGMLIAYIIFTKGESRTNAAGSSAIHLIGGIHEVYFVFILAKPKMVLATMAGVVGAQFITSYLGGGTVATPSPGSIISMIALSPGTTAILINLLAFAVGTGVSLAIASILLISDKKRNQVGSTTNFKITDEGIQFSEDVKNEANTIANSSFSWENIKTIVVACEAGMGSSAMASGIIKKWVKENKLDIKVSNIAVKDLDSKFDVVVTMKGFAKFASEKAPSAYIYPVDKFLGKGIYDDLYKKILNANNIEGKE; encoded by the coding sequence ATGAAAAAAGAAATTAAAAATGAAACTGTAGCAATTTTAAAAGCAGAAAAAAGTAATAAAGCACAACTATTTAAAGTTAAATTACAAAAAACAGGTGCTTTTATGGCTGGTATGATAATGCCTTCGATAGGTATTTTACTAGCATGAGGGCTATGAACAGCAATGTTTTTGTATGATTATGATGCAAATAAAAAACTTGGTTGATTTGACGCACCAATGTTAGGGAGGTTAATTGAACCAGGAATAAAATGATTGTTACCAATTCTTATAGCTTTTAATGGTGGAAAACTTGTTTATGGCATAAGAGGTGGTATGATGGGTACTTTTGTAATTATTGGTACAATTGTAGGTACAGACTGAACATATCAAGAATTTATAAGATTGAGTAATGGATCTGTTCCTGGTTCTCCAAATCAATTTATTGGGGCGATGGTTTTGGGACCATTATCTGCATTATTTTTAAAATATATAGAAAAAATTTACATAGAAAAAATAAACAAAAGCTATGACATGTTAGTTAAAAATTTTGGAATCGCAATATATTCAATAATAATTTGTTTAGTTGCATTCTTTGGCTGAGGTTGGGTAATGTGAGGAATAACATGAGTTATGATGCAAATAATTGGATTATTTGGTAATAATAAATGAGCAGCACCACTATTAGGAATATTTACTGAACCAGTAAAAGTTAGTTTCTTAAACAATGCCATTAATCATGGTGTTTTAGGACCAATTGGTTACATGGAAGTAGATAATCTTGCTAAAGCACATGCTGAAAATCCTAGATCAATATTTTTCCTATTTGATCCAAACCCAGGACCAGGATTGGGAATGTTGATTGCTTACATAATATTTACAAAAGGTGAAAGCAGAACAAATGCTGCAGGATCTTCTGCAATTCATTTAATAGGAGGAATCCACGAAGTATATTTTGTATTCATATTAGCAAAACCTAAAATGGTTCTTGCTACAATGGCAGGAGTTGTAGGAGCACAATTCATTACATCTTATCTTGGAGGGGGCACAGTCGCAACCCCTTCACCAGGTTCTATAATATCAATGATTGCATTGTCACCAGGAACAACTGCAATATTAATTAATTTATTAGCATTTGCAGTAGGAACAGGTGTTTCATTGGCTATAGCATCAATTTTATTAATCTCTGATAAAAAAAGAAATCAAGTAGGCTCAACAACAAACTTTAAAATTACTGATGAAGGAATCCAATTTAGTGAAGATGTTAAAAATGAAGCCAACACAATTGCAAACTCAAGTTTTAGTTGAGAAAACATAAAAACAATAGTAGTTGCTTGTGAAGCAGGAATGGGTTCAAGCGCAATGGCATCAGGAATTATAAAAAAATGAGTCAAAGAAAATAAACTTGACATTAAAGTTTCAAACATTGCAGTAAAAGATCTTGATTCAAAATTTGATGTAGTTGTTACTATGAAGGGTTTTGCAAAATTCGCTTCTGAAAAAGCACCTAGTGCATATATTTACCCAGTAGATAAATTTTTAGGAAAAGGAATTTATGATGATCTTTATAAAAAAATATTAAATGCTAATAATATTGAAGGGAAGGAATAA
- a CDS encoding PTS transporter subunit EIIC, with translation MAKSIFYDNAVLMLELLGGKDNIKDIQHCATRLRFELNDDSKFDIEKIKKHPLFKGYKKQESQHQIIIGTGVVDKLFKQIKILIKDDSKSDDLKAEKKEPLWRKELSVKSNIFMISKRGMNSFASIFVPLIPVFIAGGMSLALKSLVSTFAKGSGFEKILDIIGGAILGSLPAFVGYTAAKKWGGNPFLGMAMGLVLISPGLLNSYATNTPVLLGFNLQATSSQIEEARKAAFEKYLADGGFTVPQSTDEYNDLLNKTVGTYYYIFGDFANNFFKINLIGYQAQIIPVLLVLAISVNIERLLKKITPNVIAIIVVPLVTVLVSSWLAFWIIGPLGQIIGNGLSIGLAGLFKYTNWNFIGFGGMVFAFFYPFLVITGLHQGFLPIETQLLVDTQLKYGHSFSFITPIACVSNIAQGSAAFMLIFFAKKNKEQITKASSSALGGFTGITEPAMFGINLQIKPLFISAAVGSAIGGWWLGMTHTVANSLGSASWIGLVQFDWTTEATKNYFASEGINSILQSVPMGAHISIAMLISIAATAGVSFGLLKTKWGKKSIENFLK, from the coding sequence ATGGCTAAAAGCATTTTTTATGACAATGCTGTTCTTATGTTAGAACTGCTTGGTGGTAAAGATAATATCAAAGATATACAACATTGTGCAACAAGATTAAGATTTGAATTAAATGATGATAGTAAATTTGATATTGAAAAAATAAAAAAACACCCTTTATTTAAAGGGTATAAAAAACAAGAATCTCAACATCAAATTATAATCGGAACTGGTGTTGTTGATAAGTTATTTAAACAAATAAAAATATTAATTAAAGACGATAGCAAAAGTGATGATTTAAAAGCTGAAAAAAAAGAACCTTTATGAAGAAAAGAACTATCAGTAAAATCAAATATATTTATGATCTCTAAAAGAGGAATGAACTCATTTGCATCAATCTTTGTACCATTAATACCAGTCTTTATCGCAGGAGGAATGTCACTGGCATTAAAATCATTAGTGTCAACATTTGCAAAAGGGTCTGGTTTTGAAAAAATATTAGATATAATTGGAGGAGCAATTTTGGGTTCATTACCTGCTTTTGTTGGTTATACTGCTGCAAAAAAATGAGGTGGGAACCCATTTTTAGGAATGGCAATGGGGCTAGTGTTGATTTCACCAGGACTGTTAAATAGTTATGCTACAAATACACCTGTATTGCTTGGGTTTAACTTACAAGCTACAAGTTCACAAATAGAAGAAGCAAGGAAAGCTGCATTTGAAAAATATTTAGCAGACGGTGGATTTACAGTCCCACAAAGTACTGATGAATATAATGATTTATTAAACAAAACAGTCGGAACATACTATTATATATTTGGAGATTTTGCTAATAATTTCTTTAAGATCAATTTAATAGGTTATCAAGCTCAAATTATACCTGTATTATTGGTGTTAGCAATTTCTGTAAATATTGAAAGATTACTTAAAAAAATAACACCAAATGTTATTGCAATAATTGTAGTACCATTAGTAACTGTATTGGTTTCATCATGATTAGCATTTTGAATTATTGGACCACTTGGTCAAATAATTGGTAATGGACTTTCAATTGGACTTGCTGGACTATTTAAATATACAAACTGAAATTTTATTGGATTTGGTGGAATGGTATTTGCATTCTTCTACCCTTTCCTTGTAATTACTGGTCTACATCAAGGATTTCTACCAATTGAAACACAACTTCTAGTTGATACACAACTTAAATATGGTCACTCATTTTCATTTATAACACCAATTGCATGTGTGTCAAATATCGCACAAGGTAGTGCAGCATTTATGTTAATATTCTTTGCTAAAAAGAATAAAGAACAGATTACTAAAGCTTCTTCAAGTGCTTTAGGAGGATTTACAGGTATTACAGAGCCCGCAATGTTTGGGATAAACTTACAAATAAAACCGTTATTTATATCAGCAGCAGTTGGTAGCGCAATTGGTGGTTGATGGTTGGGTATGACTCACACTGTTGCAAACTCATTGGGAAGCGCTAGTTGAATTGGTTTAGTACAATTTGATTGAACAACCGAAGCCACAAAAAACTATTTTGCAAGCGAAGGAATTAATTCAATACTACAATCAGTTCCAATGGGAGCACATATTTCAATTGCAATGTTAATATCAATAGCAGCAACGGCTGGGGTAAGTTTTGGATTATTAAAAACAAAATGAGGAAAAAAATCAATTGAAAATTTCTTAAAATAA
- a CDS encoding IS3 family transposase — protein MAKQWTKNEKLNIIKESKKIGILNAALKFDISTSTIKRWKSEVKVKGEGALEWGSGTQSKGNIKKFKSHDWIFKEPDDMSVEELREALKLERALKKHLAKTTKEKYFAIFNVKRMFFLKLSCLYLKVSRYGYLKWLKNGKPKYKNYNRILAIKIRCLFYLFKKRYGYNMITLFLNKYFKERLNPWVVYRYMKTMSLKAAKKKKVPNYDKSGSLRFENLLNRNFNSKNINEKWVTDVTYIKTINGNVYLSVIKDLFNSEIVDWKLSVSPNNKLCHTNLISAIKKRGAPKIIHSDQGAPYTNETWERLCKNNNINISMSRRGNSPDNGACESFFGTFKNKCIYTYKVKELHHSNIYKIISDYI, from the coding sequence ATGGCAAAACAATGAACAAAAAACGAAAAACTTAATATAATTAAGGAATCAAAAAAAATCGGTATTTTAAATGCGGCATTAAAGTTTGATATTAGTACTAGCACAATCAAAAGATGAAAATCAGAGGTAAAAGTTAAAGGTGAAGGCGCTCTTGAATGAGGTAGTGGAACACAATCAAAAGGAAATATTAAAAAATTTAAATCTCATGATTGAATTTTTAAAGAACCTGATGATATGAGCGTTGAAGAATTAAGAGAGGCTTTGAAACTGGAACGAGCTTTAAAAAAGCATTTGGCGAAGACGACTAAGGAAAAGTACTTCGCCATTTTTAATGTTAAAAGAATGTTTTTTTTGAAATTATCTTGTTTATATTTAAAAGTTTCAAGGTATGGATATTTAAAATGACTTAAAAACGGAAAACCAAAGTATAAAAATTATAATAGAATTTTAGCAATTAAGATAAGATGCCTTTTTTACTTGTTTAAAAAAAGATATGGTTATAATATGATAACTTTATTTTTAAACAAATACTTTAAAGAAAGATTAAACCCTTGAGTTGTTTATAGATATATGAAAACAATGAGTTTAAAAGCTGCAAAGAAAAAGAAAGTTCCAAACTATGATAAATCAGGTTCATTAAGATTTGAAAATTTACTGAATAGAAACTTTAATTCTAAAAATATAAATGAAAAATGAGTAACAGATGTGACTTATATAAAAACTATTAATGGAAATGTTTATCTATCTGTTATAAAAGATTTATTTAATTCTGAAATTGTTGATTGAAAGTTATCGGTTAGTCCTAATAATAAATTATGTCATACAAATTTAATAAGTGCTATTAAAAAAAGAGGTGCTCCAAAAATAATTCATTCAGATCAGGGAGCACCATACACAAATGAAACTTGAGAAAGATTATGTAAAAATAATAATATAAATATTTCTATGTCAAGAAGAGGGAACTCCCCAGATAATGGTGCATGTGAGTCTTTTTTTGGAACTTTTAAAAATAAATGTATATATACATATAAAGTAAAAGAACTACATCACTCAAATATTTATAAAATTATCTCTGACTATATATAG
- a CDS encoding DUF262 domain-containing protein, which yields MISTNYNFMNDFYEYKWILEELSIIEERFIIESDYNAVLINSYTILEKYFKNILGLENSKLGLGKLVGELKEYFRSRLDKRIDYRISNLLDYIVYERNARVHGDNNNYLDTIAPSFNQCITILKHLKSIFSYFIFELEKKDVESKPFDEEIYFEKSNKGRLNYDNVKEFDDPQIDILKVSVGNLVLDKNKFFIIPPYQRDYRWTIDECSELLKQIIDKMNSNELVYFGSIACKYTNVPNDRDKFEIKLIDGQQRITTSLILFKALFDVMKRKELEENNINFEMPDDLLWLFDYKDNGVYSEKRINEKYQNYTTDRKSTTEGISIILRGYNNRASYDEEIRIKLSKNQVYDNYMYFYNELKSESLEDLEKLYKFYYNKFIFSCITFDSNDNNNEMEIFENLNSKGKDLDTFDMIKNYIFNTVEINLFRSKSKEFVMEFSKYFRLSTTKTDLIGDEANKKYEEFLYNYITYLNATKSIKKDALKFKIQKNKRSLLKGFKSFYDQHNIDEEEYYKLCSELGRYFYIYKTLRVDKVGMYMNSASEFSEFGDIFKNISHKDFTVLVFYLVDVYSDKAWNKDEKKISFYNKEYLREALFEIEKWSSLLVQTRGTGQSFKETIFVRLINYLKSYQYSNDFKSNLPKLMRNWFAGKSPISNKSILEYLIPNDHKLPTYDEIINSFKNNKVQNNALSLVFLTRIEKYWINSETKADQSVIYKKMTVEHIMPQKLTDEWKNMLTNGKKWDSKFEDKYNECLDKIGNYLLLDSPNNSELKNISFYKKKQNYSNTFSRLAKIPFNINDENLITIDSFTFNDIDNRSAKLAQILLEDVYEIKRN from the coding sequence ATGATTAGTACAAATTATAATTTTATGAATGATTTTTATGAGTATAAGTGAATATTAGAAGAACTAAGCATCATTGAAGAACGTTTTATTATTGAATCTGATTACAATGCAGTATTAATTAATTCTTATACTATTTTAGAAAAGTATTTTAAAAATATTTTAGGATTAGAAAATAGTAAATTAGGCCTAGGAAAATTAGTTGGTGAATTAAAGGAATATTTTAGATCTAGATTAGACAAAAGAATCGACTATAGAATATCAAATTTGCTTGACTATATAGTTTATGAAAGAAATGCAAGAGTTCATGGTGATAACAATAATTACTTGGATACTATTGCCCCATCGTTTAATCAATGCATAACTATTTTAAAACATTTAAAATCAATATTTAGTTATTTTATATTTGAGCTTGAAAAAAAAGATGTTGAATCTAAGCCATTTGATGAAGAAATTTATTTTGAAAAATCAAATAAAGGAAGACTAAACTACGATAACGTAAAAGAGTTTGATGACCCGCAAATTGATATATTAAAGGTATCTGTAGGAAATTTGGTTTTAGATAAAAATAAATTTTTTATTATTCCACCATATCAAAGAGACTATCGTTGAACTATAGATGAATGCTCTGAATTGCTAAAACAAATTATTGATAAAATGAATTCAAATGAACTTGTCTATTTTGGCTCAATTGCCTGCAAATACACAAATGTTCCAAATGACAGAGATAAATTTGAAATAAAATTAATTGATGGACAACAGAGAATAACAACTTCGTTAATCCTATTTAAGGCTTTATTTGATGTAATGAAAAGAAAAGAATTAGAAGAAAATAATATTAATTTTGAAATGCCTGATGATTTGTTATGATTGTTTGATTACAAAGATAATGGCGTTTATTCAGAAAAAAGAATTAATGAAAAATATCAAAATTATACAACGGATAGAAAATCAACAACAGAAGGTATTTCAATAATACTTAGAGGATACAATAATAGAGCAAGTTATGATGAAGAAATAAGAATCAAACTTTCAAAAAATCAAGTTTATGATAACTACATGTATTTTTATAATGAACTTAAAAGTGAAAGTCTTGAAGATTTAGAAAAATTATATAAATTTTATTATAATAAATTCATATTTTCTTGTATAACGTTTGATAGTAATGACAATAATAACGAAATGGAAATTTTTGAAAATTTAAACTCTAAAGGAAAAGATTTAGATACTTTTGATATGATCAAAAATTATATTTTTAATACCGTAGAGATAAATTTATTTAGATCAAAATCTAAGGAGTTTGTGATGGAATTTTCAAAATATTTTAGACTAAGTACAACTAAAACAGATTTGATAGGAGATGAGGCTAATAAAAAATATGAAGAGTTTTTGTATAACTATATAACTTATTTGAATGCAACAAAGTCTATAAAAAAAGACGCCTTAAAATTTAAAATCCAAAAAAATAAAAGAAGTCTTTTAAAAGGTTTTAAATCTTTTTATGATCAACATAATATAGATGAAGAAGAATATTATAAGCTATGCTCTGAATTAGGTAGATATTTTTATATATATAAAACTTTAAGAGTAGATAAAGTTGGTATGTATATGAATTCGGCAAGCGAATTTTCAGAATTCGGAGATATTTTTAAAAATATTAGCCATAAAGATTTTACAGTTTTAGTTTTTTATTTAGTAGATGTGTATTCTGATAAAGCCTGAAATAAAGATGAAAAAAAAATAAGTTTTTATAACAAAGAATATTTAAGAGAAGCTCTTTTTGAAATTGAAAAATGATCTTCTTTGTTAGTTCAAACAAGAGGTACAGGACAATCTTTTAAAGAAACCATTTTTGTAAGACTTATAAATTATTTAAAATCATATCAGTATTCAAATGATTTTAAATCAAATCTACCAAAACTAATGAGAAATTGATTTGCTGGAAAAAGTCCAATTTCTAATAAATCAATTTTAGAATATCTAATTCCAAATGACCATAAGTTACCAACTTATGATGAAATAATTAATTCATTTAAAAATAATAAAGTTCAAAATAACGCGTTATCATTAGTATTTTTAACTAGAATTGAAAAATATTGAATTAATAGTGAAACAAAAGCTGACCAAAGCGTTATCTATAAAAAGATGACAGTAGAACATATAATGCCGCAAAAACTAACTGATGAATGAAAAAATATGTTAACAAATGGTAAAAAATGAGATAGTAAATTTGAAGATAAATATAATGAATGCTTAGATAAAATTGGTAATTATTTATTATTAGACTCACCTAATAACTCTGAACTAAAAAATATATCATTTTATAAAAAGAAACAAAATTACTCTAATACTTTTTCTAGATTGGCAAAAATACCATTTAATATTAATGATGAAAATTTAATAACAATTGATAGTTTTACATTCAACGATATTGATAATAGAAGTGCAAAATTAGCACAAATACTTTTAGAGGATGTATATGAAATTAAAAGAAATTAA
- the dcm gene encoding DNA (cytosine-5-)-methyltransferase, translating into MSKLKVFEAFAGIGAQNKALKILKNKMKIDFEVVGTSEWDIWANISYNAMHNNNENRAINLKDSEINKYLSKFTHSNDGKKPIDKKFLNRLDRNTRELLYSSYEACNNQGSIVDLKGEDLIKNVGDVDVITYSFPCQDLSVAGSFHGFNQGMKKGSGTRSGLLWEIERILKELKKINKLPKYLLLENVKNMISEKHKEDYIEWLIFLKTIGYNTQTYLLNSLEFGIPQKRERVYAISVLGNDNLFPDTLNQKNIIIENEKFQNVSKELNLIKSLNEILKTNYTNNIYKDEAINAIPNNTPSRIRMYCENPILYTKKNYEYPLTIKKNNKLYVKKNDGYYLQLCRTITTKQDRHPNAGIIDIRESKLLKEKHKSNYRFLTPRETYLLMGFDEKDFNKVIKNNIKKAVLYRQAGNSITVNVLVSIFKKINDIDNEVKNND; encoded by the coding sequence ATGTCGAAATTGAAAGTTTTTGAAGCATTTGCGGGTATAGGAGCACAAAATAAGGCTCTAAAGATATTAAAAAATAAAATGAAAATTGATTTTGAAGTTGTTGGTACAAGTGAATGAGATATTTGAGCCAATATAAGTTATAATGCAATGCATAACAATAATGAAAATAGAGCAATAAATTTAAAAGATAGTGAAATAAATAAATATTTATCAAAATTTACACACTCCAATGATGGTAAAAAACCAATTGATAAAAAGTTTTTAAATAGATTAGATAGAAATACAAGAGAATTACTATATAGTTCTTATGAAGCTTGTAATAATCAAGGAAGTATAGTTGATTTAAAGGGAGAAGATTTAATTAAAAATGTTGGAGATGTTGATGTAATTACTTATTCATTTCCATGTCAAGACTTGTCTGTTGCTGGTAGCTTTCATGGTTTTAATCAAGGTATGAAAAAAGGAAGTGGAACTAGAAGTGGTTTGCTATGAGAAATAGAAAGAATTTTAAAAGAATTAAAAAAAATTAATAAACTTCCTAAATATTTATTATTAGAAAATGTAAAAAATATGATTTCTGAAAAACACAAAGAAGACTACATTGAGTGATTAATTTTTTTAAAAACAATAGGTTATAATACTCAAACATATTTGTTAAATTCATTAGAATTTGGTATTCCTCAAAAAAGAGAAAGAGTTTATGCGATTAGTGTATTGGGTAATGATAATTTATTCCCTGATACTTTAAACCAAAAAAATATAATTATTGAGAATGAAAAGTTTCAAAATGTTTCAAAAGAACTAAATTTAATTAAATCATTGAACGAAATATTAAAAACTAATTATACGAATAATATATATAAAGATGAAGCGATAAATGCAATTCCTAATAACACTCCAAGTAGGATTAGGATGTACTGTGAAAATCCAATCTTATATACTAAAAAAAATTATGAATATCCGCTAACAATAAAAAAGAATAATAAACTTTATGTAAAAAAAAATGACGGTTATTATTTACAGTTGTGTCGAACCATTACAACAAAACAAGATAGACATCCAAATGCAGGAATAATAGATATTAGAGAATCTAAATTATTAAAAGAAAAACATAAATCAAATTATAGATTTTTAACACCCAGAGAAACTTACTTGCTAATGGGTTTTGATGAAAAAGACTTTAACAAAGTAATAAAAAATAACATTAAAAAAGCTGTTTTATATAGGCAAGCAGGTAATTCGATAACGGTAAATGTTTTAGTCTCGATATTTAAAAAAATTAATGATATTGATAATGAGGTAAAAAATAATGATTAG